Proteins encoded within one genomic window of Legionella sp. PC997:
- a CDS encoding AraC family ligand binding domain-containing protein yields MNKIIRKVLISISAGTILLLGLSTSGFAQCKGNAESFESGTAKHEKWQSIGNSYSKSTRQAVLFKEMKGGIAKLPAGHNHPPHFYKHKLLVVIMEGTLHLHINGKTTTYSKGEYFILPAYTCVSSHSKNGATIVMVGAKPGDSYPVNSKN; encoded by the coding sequence ATGAACAAGATCATTCGTAAAGTTTTAATTTCTATCTCAGCAGGTACAATATTATTACTTGGTTTATCCACTTCAGGGTTTGCTCAGTGCAAAGGTAATGCCGAATCATTTGAATCGGGCACGGCGAAACATGAGAAATGGCAATCAATAGGCAATAGTTACAGCAAATCCACCCGACAAGCTGTCTTGTTTAAAGAAATGAAAGGAGGAATTGCCAAACTTCCTGCAGGCCACAACCATCCACCACATTTTTACAAACATAAATTGCTTGTTGTCATTATGGAAGGAACCCTTCACCTTCATATTAATGGTAAAACAACAACCTATAGCAAAGGAGAATATTTCATTCTACCTGCTTACACTTGCGTTAGCAGTCATTCTAAAAATGGCGCAACAATAGTTATGGTTGGAGCAAAACCCGGAGATAGTTATCCAGTTAATTCAAAAAACTAG
- a CDS encoding transglutaminase encodes MFLISYKNLKNIKIRENFESDTTLDKELIEELLKIRSTNLERFNMLVKSKRTAVFSDINDLKKDAEYFAIFKSYEANLINTTYLNQQFCLNLAKAWPTVKDIFTQLEIRKIALSCMSQDPLQREIIIKLVSSDRRFKSLEHFNYEVAFRLNAVKLMNNQKFHSLDGNYQYPTAEANYLQLNKNYWIQANNKLGLFKVKEEVLPSEAIDSIFDDTTKIVLECHSMMMCIQYKALLDTIGAKNFNLLFKSHPLIIADGLLIGDHKQEMLEIFPHSPVLKKEDYIPGDWLYLSNFQEYSHASLYDYSKDGNGLHTMFMGNEKYRGFGSPLMTEKEAEFHFLEIYNEDFCAFPIELTPENIDMRTMGLESCEEELQIGKKVIIYGHINCPLQEWQHVECIYNGNGRFECSKLEMKSATEEEIILALLKKYNSLLPKKKTEEDLKDLNMFRGAHYVKSINFAGERFNFLFEPALSFKFFDKNKSFETGLSQNMSDLSFN; translated from the coding sequence ATGTTTTTAATTAGTTATAAAAATTTAAAAAATATCAAGATAAGAGAAAATTTTGAGTCAGATACCACCCTTGATAAGGAACTAATAGAAGAATTACTTAAAATAAGATCTACAAATTTAGAACGATTTAATATGTTGGTCAAATCAAAAAGGACAGCTGTATTCAGTGATATAAACGATTTAAAAAAAGATGCAGAATATTTTGCAATTTTTAAGTCTTATGAGGCTAATTTAATAAATACCACCTATCTAAACCAACAATTTTGTCTTAATCTTGCAAAAGCCTGGCCTACTGTTAAAGACATATTCACGCAACTCGAAATAAGAAAAATTGCATTATCATGCATGAGCCAAGACCCTCTCCAACGTGAAATAATTATCAAATTAGTTAGTAGTGATCGACGATTTAAATCACTAGAACATTTTAATTATGAAGTTGCATTTAGGTTAAATGCAGTCAAACTCATGAACAATCAGAAATTTCATTCGCTTGATGGTAATTATCAATATCCTACAGCTGAAGCTAATTATCTACAACTCAATAAAAACTATTGGATCCAAGCAAATAACAAATTAGGACTTTTTAAAGTAAAAGAAGAAGTATTACCCTCTGAAGCAATAGATTCCATTTTTGATGATACAACAAAAATAGTTCTTGAATGCCATAGCATGATGATGTGTATCCAGTATAAAGCATTATTAGATACTATCGGCGCAAAAAATTTTAATCTCCTTTTTAAAAGCCACCCGCTTATAATCGCGGATGGTCTTTTAATTGGGGATCATAAACAGGAGATGTTAGAAATCTTTCCTCACTCTCCTGTCTTAAAAAAAGAAGATTATATCCCTGGCGATTGGTTGTATCTTTCCAATTTTCAAGAATACAGTCATGCAAGCCTGTATGATTATTCGAAAGATGGTAATGGCCTCCACACAATGTTTATGGGAAATGAGAAATATCGGGGTTTTGGCTCTCCGTTAATGACAGAAAAGGAAGCTGAGTTTCATTTTTTGGAAATTTATAACGAGGATTTTTGTGCATTTCCTATTGAATTAACACCTGAAAATATCGATATGAGGACCATGGGGCTGGAATCTTGCGAAGAAGAACTTCAAATAGGTAAAAAAGTAATAATATATGGACATATAAATTGTCCTCTACAAGAATGGCAACATGTTGAGTGTATTTATAACGGAAATGGAAGATTCGAGTGTAGTAAATTAGAAATGAAAAGCGCAACGGAAGAAGAGATTATATTAGCTTTATTAAAAAAATATAATTCATTACTTCCTAAAAAGAAAACCGAGGAGGATTTAAAAGATCTAAACATGTTTAGGGGAGCGCACTATGTTAAAAGCATTAACTTTGCCGGCGAACGATTCAACTTCCTCTTTGAACCCGCTCTAAGCTTTAAATTTTTCGATAAAAATAAATCTTTCGAGACCGGTCTGAGCCAGAATATGAGTGATCTTTCTTTTAATTAG